In Coriobacteriia bacterium, the following proteins share a genomic window:
- the argC gene encoding N-acetyl-gamma-glutamyl-phosphate reductase, protein MTDVAIVGAAGYAGVELTRLALGHPGLRIAAVTSTADAGRRVEDVYPALAGCGLSYVEPDVAAIAEVADVAFLAVPHTAAMALAPAFLAAGLLVVDCSADFRLDDAATYESWYGAAHTCPELLEEAVYGLPELGRERLRGARLVACPGCYPTAALLAAVPALRSGLAEGDKVIVDAKSGVSGAGRTPGETTHFPAANESLSAYKVASHRHTPEISQELGKAAGRSMRLAFAPHLVPMTRGLLATVYLDAAPGLTTADAVSAYAAAYAGEPFVTVHPAGRMPATGEVRGSNRAHIGIAVDEASATLVVACAIDNLVKGTAGQALQCANLVLGLPETAGLAYPSPVV, encoded by the coding sequence ATGACGGATGTGGCGATCGTCGGGGCGGCCGGGTACGCGGGGGTAGAGCTGACCCGGCTCGCGCTCGGTCATCCCGGCCTGCGGATCGCGGCGGTCACCTCGACCGCGGATGCGGGACGCCGTGTCGAGGACGTCTATCCGGCGCTCGCGGGCTGCGGTCTCTCCTACGTCGAGCCGGACGTCGCCGCGATCGCCGAAGTCGCCGACGTCGCCTTCCTTGCCGTCCCGCACACCGCGGCGATGGCTCTGGCGCCCGCGTTCCTCGCCGCCGGGCTCCTGGTCGTCGACTGCTCCGCGGATTTCCGTCTGGACGACGCGGCTACGTACGAGAGCTGGTACGGGGCGGCGCACACTTGTCCCGAACTGCTGGAGGAGGCGGTCTACGGACTTCCCGAACTCGGGCGCGAGAGGCTGAGAGGCGCGCGGCTCGTGGCCTGCCCGGGTTGCTATCCGACTGCGGCCCTGCTCGCAGCCGTGCCGGCTCTCCGGTCGGGCCTGGCCGAAGGCGACAAGGTCATCGTCGACGCGAAGTCAGGCGTCTCCGGCGCCGGGCGCACGCCTGGGGAGACGACGCACTTCCCTGCAGCGAACGAATCGCTCTCCGCGTACAAGGTGGCATCTCATCGGCACACGCCCGAGATCTCCCAGGAGCTCGGGAAGGCCGCCGGCCGGTCCATGAGGCTCGCCTTCGCGCCGCACCTCGTTCCCATGACGCGGGGGTTGCTGGCGACGGTCTACCTCGATGCGGCGCCCGGACTGACCACCGCCGACGCGGTGTCCGCGTATGCCGCCGCGTACGCGGGCGAGCCTTTCGTGACCGTCCATCCCGCCGGCCGGATGCCCGCGACCGGCGAGGTCCGCGGGAGCAATCGGGCCCACATCGGTATCGCCGTCGACGAGGCCAGCGCCACACTCGTCGTCGCTTGCGCCATCGATAATCTCGTGAAGGGGACGGCCGGTCAGGCGCTGCAGTGCGCGAACCTCGTCCTCGGACTGCCGGAGACCGCCGGTCTCGCGTACCCGTCTCCCGTGGTGTGA
- the argJ gene encoding bifunctional glutamate N-acetyltransferase/amino-acid acetyltransferase ArgJ has translation MTSAMGHEPKDTLPFVEGGITAPRGFVASGVSAGLKKSGKRDLAVIAAQRAVPTAAVYTTNTMAAAPILLTREHLSSGRCRAIVVNAGNANACTGVQGLADARATADAAAAALGCAPAEVAIASTGVIGVPLPLPLVVAGVADAVEVLDAAGAEAAAEAIMTTDTFPKRMAVAVDFAGRRYVVGGMAKGSGMIEPHMATMLAFLTTDAPLDPDACDAALRAGVARTFNRITVDGDTSTNDMVLLMASGAAGGEPIGPDGDAFAAVSRAVAHVCGELARMVVRDGEGATKLIEVVVRGAVSEADAEAAAFSIADSPLFKTAVFGGDANWGRVAMAVGKSGAAVDPTLLEVVFAGVTTCVEGTGVLFDEAAAAAALSSDEVLVEVDLHVGDASATVWTCDLTYDYVRINGEYRS, from the coding sequence ATGACTTCGGCGATGGGGCATGAACCGAAGGATACGCTCCCGTTCGTCGAGGGCGGTATCACGGCGCCGCGCGGTTTCGTCGCGTCCGGAGTGAGCGCGGGCCTGAAGAAATCGGGGAAGCGGGATCTTGCCGTCATCGCCGCACAGCGGGCGGTGCCCACCGCCGCCGTTTACACCACGAACACCATGGCCGCGGCGCCGATCCTGCTCACGCGCGAGCACCTCTCGTCCGGACGTTGCCGCGCCATCGTGGTCAATGCGGGCAACGCGAACGCCTGCACGGGCGTGCAGGGTCTGGCCGACGCGCGCGCGACCGCCGATGCCGCCGCGGCGGCGCTCGGCTGCGCGCCCGCGGAGGTGGCGATCGCGTCGACGGGGGTGATAGGAGTCCCGCTTCCGCTCCCGCTCGTCGTCGCGGGCGTCGCCGACGCGGTCGAGGTCCTCGACGCTGCAGGGGCGGAAGCGGCGGCCGAGGCGATCATGACGACCGACACCTTTCCGAAGCGCATGGCCGTCGCTGTGGATTTCGCGGGCAGACGTTACGTCGTCGGTGGCATGGCCAAGGGCAGCGGGATGATCGAGCCGCACATGGCCACGATGCTCGCCTTCCTCACCACGGACGCGCCCCTCGACCCCGATGCGTGCGACGCGGCCCTGCGGGCGGGAGTGGCGCGCACGTTCAATCGCATCACCGTCGACGGCGACACCTCCACGAACGACATGGTGCTCCTCATGGCGAGCGGCGCCGCGGGCGGCGAGCCCATCGGGCCTGATGGCGACGCGTTCGCAGCCGTGTCGAGGGCGGTGGCGCACGTGTGCGGCGAACTGGCGCGGATGGTCGTCCGGGACGGAGAGGGCGCGACGAAGCTCATCGAGGTGGTCGTGCGGGGTGCGGTGTCGGAGGCAGACGCCGAAGCAGCCGCGTTCTCCATCGCCGATTCGCCTCTGTTCAAGACGGCGGTCTTCGGCGGCGACGCGAACTGGGGTCGAGTCGCCATGGCCGTGGGCAAGTCGGGAGCGGCCGTCGATCCGACGCTCCTCGAGGTCGTGTTCGCCGGAGTGACCACCTGCGTCGAGGGGACCGGGGTGCTCTTCGACGAGGCTGCGGCCGCGGCCGCGCTCTCGTCCGACGAGGTCTTGGTCGAGGTCGACCTGCACGTGGGTGACGCCTCGGCGACGGTCTGGACGTGCGACCTCACGTACGACTACGTGCGCATCAACGGCGAGTATCGGAGCTAG
- the argB gene encoding acetylglutamate kinase, which translates to MEELLHKARTLTEALPYIKRTWGRTVVIKYGGAAMTDPDLRHSVASDVVLMKLVGMNPVIVHGGGPDITSYMERLGMPVEFLDGYRVTDDAAMEIVKMVLVGKVNKELVAAINAHGRLAVGLAGDDANLIKARPLSERLGRVGEVESIDATVLANLIADGFIPVIATVGYGDDGGSYNINADLVAGDVAVALGAEKVIFLTDVDGLYADFDDKSSLISALGLDEAEDLVAGDRLSSGMIPKVAACARALRGGVERAHVLNGTTPHALLLEVYTDQGVGTMITRDAPGVTASGAAGGDA; encoded by the coding sequence ATGGAGGAGCTCTTGCACAAGGCCCGCACACTCACCGAGGCGCTGCCCTACATCAAGCGCACTTGGGGCAGGACGGTCGTCATCAAGTACGGCGGCGCTGCGATGACCGACCCGGACCTGCGCCACTCCGTCGCCTCGGATGTCGTGCTCATGAAGCTCGTGGGCATGAACCCGGTCATCGTCCACGGTGGAGGGCCGGACATCACCTCTTACATGGAACGGCTCGGGATGCCGGTCGAGTTCCTCGACGGGTATCGCGTCACCGACGACGCCGCGATGGAGATCGTGAAGATGGTCCTCGTCGGGAAGGTCAACAAGGAACTCGTCGCGGCGATCAACGCTCACGGGAGACTCGCGGTCGGTCTCGCCGGCGACGACGCGAATCTCATCAAGGCGCGTCCGCTCTCCGAGCGGCTCGGTCGCGTCGGCGAGGTCGAGTCGATCGACGCCACGGTGCTCGCGAACCTCATCGCCGACGGCTTCATCCCCGTCATAGCGACCGTCGGATACGGCGACGACGGCGGCAGCTACAACATCAACGCCGACCTCGTGGCCGGCGATGTCGCCGTCGCGCTAGGCGCGGAGAAGGTCATCTTCCTCACGGACGTCGACGGTCTCTACGCCGATTTCGACGACAAGTCCTCGTTGATCAGCGCGCTCGGCCTCGACGAAGCGGAGGACCTTGTCGCGGGAGACCGCCTCTCGAGCGGCATGATCCCGAAGGTCGCGGCTTGTGCTCGAGCACTGCGTGGAGGTGTCGAGCGCGCGCACGTGCTGAACGGGACCACCCCGCACGCGCTCCTTCTCGAGGTCTACACGGACCAAGGGGTCGGGACGATGATCACTCGCGATGCGCCGGGGGTCACAGCGAGCGGCGCGGCCGGGGGCGATGCGTGA
- a CDS encoding aspartate aminotransferase family protein encodes MGIAFESAAALDAAFHMRTYARKPVMFVRGEGMRLYDDDGREYLDFVAGIGSVNLGHSHPGVAEAVSTQMSRLVQVSNLYHVEHRAELAADLVGLAGFDGRVFFANSGAEATEGAIKLARRWGRDRHGPECVEVVSALRSFHGRTLAALAATGQPAKQEAFEPLPAGFRHVPLGDTDALEVAITPRTCAVMLEPIQGEGGVFPCAPEYLAAARRLCDERGVLLVLDEVQTGFWRTGPVFAHLAMGVEPDVMTLAKSMANGLPIGAVVARADVAEAFRPGDHGSTFGGGPVICAAGRATIAALAAERLGENAVATGTYLRERLSALAAATGAVASVRGAGLMLAIDLASPVAVDITVAALHRGLVLNSIGDRTIRFLPPLVCGRAEVDTLADILADLLEGV; translated from the coding sequence ATGGGTATCGCGTTCGAGTCCGCCGCCGCTCTCGACGCCGCGTTCCACATGCGCACATACGCGCGCAAACCAGTGATGTTCGTGCGGGGAGAGGGCATGCGGCTCTACGACGACGACGGTCGCGAGTACCTCGACTTCGTCGCGGGGATCGGCTCGGTGAACCTCGGGCACTCCCATCCCGGCGTGGCGGAGGCGGTCTCGACACAGATGTCCCGGCTCGTGCAGGTCTCGAACCTCTACCACGTGGAGCATCGAGCGGAGCTCGCCGCTGACCTCGTCGGACTTGCCGGATTCGACGGCCGGGTCTTCTTCGCGAACTCGGGCGCCGAGGCGACCGAAGGGGCCATCAAGCTCGCGCGCCGGTGGGGTCGCGACCGGCACGGGCCGGAGTGCGTCGAGGTGGTGTCCGCGCTTCGCAGCTTCCACGGCCGAACGCTCGCCGCGCTCGCCGCGACGGGTCAGCCCGCCAAGCAGGAGGCGTTCGAGCCTCTTCCGGCCGGGTTCCGGCACGTTCCGCTCGGCGATACCGATGCGCTCGAGGTCGCGATCACCCCGCGCACTTGCGCCGTCATGCTCGAGCCCATCCAGGGGGAAGGCGGGGTCTTCCCGTGCGCTCCCGAGTATCTCGCGGCTGCGCGGCGGCTGTGCGACGAGCGCGGCGTGTTGCTCGTACTCGACGAGGTCCAGACTGGATTCTGGCGGACTGGTCCGGTCTTCGCGCACCTCGCGATGGGCGTCGAGCCCGACGTCATGACGCTGGCGAAGTCGATGGCGAACGGTCTTCCCATCGGCGCCGTCGTGGCGCGCGCGGATGTCGCGGAAGCCTTCCGCCCCGGCGATCACGGTTCGACCTTCGGAGGCGGCCCGGTCATCTGCGCGGCCGGGCGTGCCACGATCGCCGCGCTCGCGGCCGAACGTCTCGGCGAGAACGCGGTGGCGACAGGGACCTACCTGCGCGAGCGGCTCTCAGCGCTCGCCGCCGCGACCGGCGCGGTCGCTTCCGTGCGCGGCGCCGGGCTCATGCTCGCCATCGACCTCGCGAGTCCGGTCGCGGTCGACATCACCGTCGCGGCACTGCATAGGGGCCTCGTCCTGAACAGCATCGGCGATCGAACGATACGTTTCTTGCCGCCTCTCGTGTGTGGCAGAGCGGAAGTTGATACACTCGCAGACATCCTGGCGGACCTGTTGGAGGGGGTGTAG
- the argF gene encoding ornithine carbamoyltransferase, with translation MQMHGRDLLTLGDLAPDEIHMVLERAKALKNALHMSANRLRPLEGKAVALIFLKPSMRTRVSFEIACRQLGATPIVLGPGDAFSRGETVHDTVKVLERYVDAIVVRTFAQGHIEEIAEHARVPVVNALTDAFHPCQVLADLLTIQEKKGRLAGLTLAYVGDGNNMANTLLLGGALTGMRVRVASPRGFGPKETIVGWASEIATATGGSVEVGSDPFAAVVGADVVVTDTWASMGQEAEHDARIAAFRGFTVDPALMAQSAQDAIFMHCLPAHRGEEVVDAVIDADYSVVFDEAENRLHAQKAILSLLIG, from the coding sequence ATGCAGATGCACGGGCGCGATCTCCTCACGCTGGGCGACCTCGCCCCCGATGAGATCCACATGGTCCTCGAGCGGGCCAAGGCGTTGAAGAACGCCCTGCATATGAGCGCGAACCGCTTGCGGCCTCTCGAAGGGAAGGCCGTGGCGCTCATCTTCCTGAAGCCTTCGATGCGTACCCGCGTCTCATTCGAGATCGCGTGCAGGCAACTCGGCGCGACGCCCATCGTCCTCGGGCCCGGCGACGCGTTCTCACGCGGGGAGACCGTCCACGATACCGTCAAGGTGCTCGAGCGCTACGTCGACGCGATAGTCGTGCGGACGTTCGCCCAGGGCCACATCGAGGAGATCGCCGAGCACGCGCGCGTGCCGGTCGTCAACGCGCTCACCGACGCCTTCCATCCGTGCCAGGTGCTGGCGGACCTTCTGACCATCCAGGAGAAGAAGGGCCGGCTGGCGGGTCTGACGCTCGCGTACGTGGGCGACGGGAACAACATGGCGAACACACTGCTCCTGGGTGGAGCGCTGACGGGGATGCGAGTGCGCGTCGCCTCGCCCCGCGGGTTCGGGCCGAAGGAGACCATCGTCGGCTGGGCGAGCGAGATCGCCACGGCCACGGGCGGTTCGGTCGAGGTCGGGAGCGATCCGTTCGCGGCGGTCGTCGGCGCTGACGTCGTGGTGACCGACACCTGGGCGTCGATGGGCCAGGAGGCCGAGCACGACGCGAGGATCGCGGCCTTCCGGGGATTCACCGTCGACCCGGCGCTCATGGCGCAATCCGCGCAGGACGCCATCTTCATGCATTGCCTTCCGGCGCATCGGGGGGAAGAGGTCGTGGACGCGGTCATCGACGCCGATTACTCGGTCGTCTTCGATGAGGCCGAGAACAGGCTGCACGCCCAGAAGGCGATACTGTCGCTGTTGATCGGCTGA
- a CDS encoding ArgR family transcriptional regulator, producing MRRRTQRQDAIRTIVRRDRVRTQRDLVELLKVEGFGCTQATVSRDITEMGLRKLPEGLYVLAEDLHLQRMVSDLVLSVLRSGTLVLVKAAAGTAPGVAAALDAADFEDVLGSIAGDDTILIICSSDDQAESLVDRIDRFRGRR from the coding sequence ATGAGGAGACGAACGCAACGCCAGGACGCGATCCGCACGATCGTGCGGAGGGACAGGGTACGTACCCAGCGCGACCTTGTCGAGCTGCTGAAGGTCGAGGGATTCGGCTGCACGCAGGCGACGGTGTCGCGCGACATCACGGAGATGGGGCTGCGCAAGCTCCCCGAGGGGCTGTACGTCCTCGCGGAGGACCTTCACCTGCAGCGGATGGTCTCCGACCTCGTGCTGTCCGTGCTCCGTTCCGGGACTCTCGTGCTCGTGAAGGCGGCGGCGGGCACGGCGCCCGGCGTCGCCGCGGCGCTCGACGCCGCCGACTTCGAGGATGTGCTCGGGTCTATCGCGGGCGACGACACGATCCTCATCATCTGTTCGTCGGACGATCAGGCGGAGAGCCTGGTCGACCGGATCGACAGGTTCCGCGGCCGCCGCTAG
- a CDS encoding argininosuccinate synthase: MANDKVVLAYSGGLDTSVAIQWLRDEKGLDVIALAIDVGQERQDLEVVRSKALDIGAVASMVKDVREEYVEEYLAKALKANALYENKYPLVSALSRPIIVKHLVEEAHAAGARYIAHGCTGKGNDQVRFEVGIAALDPDLEVLAPVREWDLKTREQEMEYARAHGIPVPTTKSSPYSIDDNLWGRAIECGVLEDPWVEPPSDIYTLTDDARTASSSDAEYVELAFEAGLPVAVDGEACSFHDIILKMNDVAGRHGFGRIDMIENRLVGLKSREIYEVPGALALIQAHKALEDLCLERELLHYKLGVEQKWAELVYCGLWFSPLKEALDGFVETTQRLVTGDVRLRFFKGSCVVVGRRSPYSLYDYDLATYDETDSFDHAAAKGFIELWGLPTRVWARQRRKVGKEGAV, encoded by the coding sequence GTGGCCAACGACAAGGTCGTGCTCGCATATTCGGGTGGCCTGGACACCTCGGTCGCTATCCAGTGGCTCAGGGATGAGAAGGGCCTCGACGTCATCGCCCTCGCCATCGACGTGGGCCAGGAGCGCCAAGACCTCGAGGTCGTCCGCTCCAAGGCGCTCGACATCGGAGCTGTCGCCTCCATGGTCAAGGATGTACGTGAGGAATACGTCGAGGAGTACCTCGCCAAGGCGCTGAAGGCGAACGCCCTCTACGAGAACAAGTACCCTCTCGTCTCCGCCCTCTCGAGGCCGATCATCGTGAAGCATCTGGTCGAGGAGGCGCATGCGGCCGGGGCGCGCTACATCGCTCACGGCTGTACCGGCAAGGGCAACGACCAGGTCCGTTTCGAGGTGGGCATCGCCGCCCTCGACCCCGACCTCGAGGTCCTCGCGCCGGTCCGCGAGTGGGATCTGAAGACGCGCGAGCAGGAGATGGAATACGCCCGCGCGCACGGCATCCCCGTGCCGACGACGAAGTCGAGCCCCTATTCGATCGACGACAACCTCTGGGGCCGCGCGATCGAATGCGGCGTGCTCGAGGATCCGTGGGTGGAGCCGCCGTCCGACATCTACACGCTCACGGACGACGCCCGCACCGCGTCCAGCAGCGATGCGGAGTACGTCGAGCTCGCCTTCGAGGCGGGACTGCCGGTCGCGGTCGACGGCGAGGCTTGCTCCTTCCACGACATCATCCTCAAGATGAACGACGTGGCCGGGCGGCACGGATTCGGACGCATCGACATGATCGAGAACCGCCTTGTCGGCTTGAAGAGCCGCGAGATCTACGAGGTGCCGGGGGCGCTCGCTCTCATCCAGGCGCACAAGGCGCTCGAAGACCTGTGTCTCGAGAGGGAGTTGCTCCACTACAAGCTCGGCGTCGAGCAGAAGTGGGCGGAGCTCGTCTACTGCGGTCTCTGGTTCTCGCCTCTGAAAGAGGCGCTCGACGGGTTCGTCGAGACGACGCAACGCCTCGTGACCGGCGATGTCCGGCTCCGTTTCTTCAAGGGAAGCTGTGTCGTGGTCGGGCGGCGCAGTCCGTACTCGCTGTACGACTACGACCTTGCGACTTACGACGAGACGGACTCGTTCGACCATGCCGCCGCGAAGGGCTTCATCGAGCTCTGGGGCCTCCCGACGCGGGTGTGGGCACGTCAGCGCCGCAAGGTCGGCAAGGAAGGCGCCGTATAA
- the argH gene encoding argininosuccinate lyase: MAQEKKAWGGRFDKPLDGFIEEFGASLPIDRRMWEEDVRGSIAHVRMLAAQGIVGAEDASRIEDGLDAIGCAIRDDSFVFDLGDEDIHMSIERALIDKVGAVGGKLHTARSRNDQVALDARMHSRSAAVSLARACLALQGTLLARAEEHLGAVMPGYTHLQKAQPVLLSHHLLAYVWMLARDFSRVRHAYDAADAMPLGAAALAGTPFPIDRAAVASTLGFASVVPNSMDAVSDRDFLLDLTYACALAMVHLSRLCEEIVLWSSEEFGFVSLDDAYATGSSIMPQKKNPDVAELTRGKTGRVVGDLTALLVTLKALPLAYNKDMQEDKEAAFDASDTLRDCLRAVRGMVETMTFDVSRMRSASLGGFMAATDLADHLAARGMPFREAHEIVGGVVLACEREGRTLQDLTLEELRAASPAFGDDVLSALDIDAVVARRTSEGGTGHDRVREQIDAVRGVLRLEAEWLDGVTG; this comes from the coding sequence ATGGCGCAGGAGAAGAAGGCTTGGGGCGGACGGTTCGACAAGCCCCTCGACGGGTTCATCGAGGAGTTCGGAGCGTCGCTGCCGATCGATCGGCGGATGTGGGAGGAAGACGTCCGCGGATCGATCGCGCACGTGAGGATGCTGGCGGCGCAGGGCATCGTCGGAGCCGAGGACGCGTCGCGCATAGAGGACGGTCTCGATGCGATCGGCTGCGCGATCCGTGACGACTCCTTCGTCTTCGACCTCGGGGACGAGGACATCCACATGTCGATCGAGCGGGCGCTCATCGACAAGGTCGGGGCGGTCGGCGGCAAGCTGCACACCGCCCGCTCCCGGAACGACCAGGTGGCTCTCGACGCGCGCATGCACTCCCGGTCCGCGGCGGTGTCGCTCGCCCGGGCGTGCCTCGCCCTCCAAGGGACGCTACTCGCCCGCGCCGAGGAGCATCTCGGCGCCGTCATGCCTGGCTACACCCACCTGCAGAAGGCCCAGCCCGTCCTGCTCTCGCACCACCTGCTCGCGTACGTGTGGATGCTCGCGCGCGACTTCTCTCGCGTCCGCCACGCCTACGACGCGGCGGACGCTATGCCGCTGGGAGCGGCCGCGCTGGCCGGGACGCCGTTCCCGATCGATCGCGCCGCGGTCGCGAGCACGCTGGGCTTCGCCTCGGTCGTCCCGAACTCGATGGACGCCGTCTCCGACCGGGACTTCCTGCTCGACCTCACCTATGCTTGCGCGCTCGCCATGGTCCATCTCTCCCGCCTGTGCGAGGAGATCGTGCTCTGGTCGAGCGAAGAGTTCGGCTTCGTGAGCCTCGACGACGCGTACGCCACCGGCAGTTCGATCATGCCCCAGAAGAAGAACCCGGACGTCGCCGAGTTGACGCGCGGCAAGACGGGTCGTGTGGTCGGCGACCTCACGGCCCTGCTCGTGACGCTCAAGGCCCTCCCGCTCGCGTACAACAAGGACATGCAGGAGGACAAGGAGGCAGCGTTCGACGCGTCCGACACGCTTCGTGACTGCCTGCGTGCCGTCAGGGGCATGGTCGAGACGATGACGTTCGACGTCTCGCGCATGCGCTCTGCCTCCCTCGGAGGCTTCATGGCCGCGACGGACCTCGCCGACCACCTGGCGGCCCGCGGGATGCCGTTCCGCGAGGCGCACGAGATCGTCGGCGGCGTCGTGCTCGCGTGCGAGCGCGAGGGCAGGACCCTGCAGGACCTCACCCTTGAGGAGCTGCGCGCGGCGTCGCCGGCGTTCGGTGACGACGTCTTGTCGGCGCTCGACATCGACGCGGTCGTGGCGAGGCGCACGAGCGAGGGCGGTACCGGACACGATCGCGTGCGCGAGCAGATCGATGCCGTCCGGGGCGTCTTGCGCCTCGAGGCCGAGTGGCTCGACGGCGTCACGGGCTGA
- a CDS encoding DNA-3-methyladenine glycosylase has product MSPPATGHVAPRPLPGAFFARDTASVARELLGKILVSADGETVTGGRIVETEAYLGSDDPGSHAATRGITRRNSVMYGPPGNAYVYFTYGNHHMLNLVTEVEGTAGAVLVRAIEPLIGLEEMRSRRAGVRDGSLADGPGKLAAALGITLADNGATLGAGRLEVLDGPAPERIRATGRVGLSAGHEKELRFYEEGCPFVSKGRTGRRAVREGGPGQ; this is encoded by the coding sequence GTGTCCCCTCCGGCGACCGGTCATGTCGCGCCGCGACCGCTTCCCGGCGCGTTCTTCGCGCGCGACACGGCCTCCGTCGCTCGAGAGCTGCTGGGGAAGATACTGGTGAGCGCGGACGGCGAGACTGTCACCGGTGGCCGCATCGTCGAGACCGAGGCGTATCTGGGTTCCGACGACCCCGGCTCCCATGCTGCGACGCGGGGTATCACTCGTCGGAACTCCGTCATGTACGGTCCGCCCGGCAACGCATACGTCTACTTCACCTACGGGAACCATCACATGCTGAACCTGGTCACAGAAGTGGAGGGAACGGCGGGCGCCGTGCTGGTCAGGGCGATCGAGCCCCTGATCGGACTCGAGGAGATGCGCTCGCGTCGAGCAGGCGTTCGCGACGGGTCGCTCGCGGACGGCCCCGGCAAGTTGGCCGCGGCGCTCGGGATCACGCTCGCCGACAACGGCGCGACTCTCGGCGCTGGGCGGCTCGAAGTGCTCGACGGTCCGGCACCGGAGCGCATCCGCGCGACCGGGCGCGTCGGTCTGTCGGCGGGGCACGAGAAGGAGTTGCGTTTCTACGAGGAAGGCTGTCCGTTCGTGTCGAAAGGTAGGACGGGACGACGTGCCGTTCGAGAGGGAGGTCCTGGGCAGTGA
- a CDS encoding NGG1p interacting factor NIF3 codes for MRLGDIYRTAVEFGIGEDGRGREGVERALVAAREAYDRLEEDDRAFFDAEGLTNPYADTRVVLGGPDTEVRGLIVGIDMEVGEVLLADRLRERGAPIDLILAHHPEGPGFARLHEVMGMQADLWAAQGVSIAAADSLMEPRAEEVRRRILPANHYRSVDAARELGFALMSCHTPADNAVNAFVQRHIDAEAPGTLDKLVKVLRAIPEYADAARKGYGPSIVLGTGSARPGRVVADMTGGTEGPADALDRLSQAGVGTLVGMHYSEEHRKRAEELKLNLVIAGHVSSDTLGMNLVLDAVEALGSVEIVCVSGMVRVSRRG; via the coding sequence GTGAGACTGGGCGACATCTACCGGACTGCGGTCGAGTTCGGTATTGGCGAGGACGGTCGTGGCCGCGAGGGCGTCGAGCGGGCGCTGGTCGCGGCGCGCGAGGCGTACGACCGACTCGAAGAGGACGACAGAGCGTTCTTCGATGCCGAGGGTCTCACGAACCCGTACGCGGACACGCGCGTGGTGCTCGGCGGGCCGGACACGGAGGTGCGAGGACTCATCGTCGGCATCGACATGGAGGTAGGGGAGGTCCTGCTCGCGGACCGGCTCCGCGAGCGCGGAGCCCCGATCGACCTCATCCTTGCCCATCACCCCGAGGGTCCGGGGTTCGCGCGACTGCACGAGGTGATGGGGATGCAGGCCGACCTCTGGGCGGCGCAGGGAGTGAGCATCGCGGCCGCGGACTCGCTGATGGAGCCGCGCGCCGAGGAGGTGCGCCGCCGCATCCTGCCCGCGAACCACTATCGCAGTGTCGACGCGGCGCGCGAGCTCGGGTTCGCGCTGATGTCGTGTCACACGCCGGCGGACAACGCCGTGAACGCTTTCGTGCAGCGCCACATCGACGCCGAGGCGCCGGGCACGCTCGACAAGCTCGTGAAGGTCCTGCGAGCCATCCCCGAGTACGCCGACGCCGCGCGCAAGGGATACGGGCCCTCCATCGTGCTCGGGACGGGCTCGGCCCGACCGGGCAGGGTCGTCGCGGACATGACCGGTGGGACCGAGGGCCCAGCCGACGCGCTCGATCGCCTCTCCCAGGCGGGAGTCGGGACGCTCGTCGGGATGCACTACTCCGAGGAGCATCGGAAGCGCGCGGAGGAACTCAAGCTCAACCTTGTCATCGCGGGGCATGTGAGCTCGGACACGCTCGGCATGAACCTCGTGCTCGACGCCGTGGAAGCTCTCGGGTCCGTCGAGATCGTCTGCGTCTCCGGGATGGTCCGCGTCAGCCGCCGGGGGTAG